One Sporomusaceae bacterium FL31 DNA window includes the following coding sequences:
- a CDS encoding basic amino acid ABC transporter substrate-binding protein: MSKKIATLLFVVLVLTVGLMGCGKQTNTSTAKVLKVGAETTFPPFEFQDETSKDYVGFDIDLAKAIGKQIGYEVQIQNIGFDGLIPALDAGNIDMIASAMTITDERAKKVNFSKPYYKSGLSIVVNSSNNSINSFKDLEGKRIAVQIGTTSAEEARKIKNAQVREFNSNSEAYMELKNNGVDAVVNDLPVNAYYLTKTGAKDAKLVGEVANSEDYGIATAKKNTELNEKINKALDELKKNGEYEKIYVKWFGKKPE; the protein is encoded by the coding sequence TTGTCTAAAAAAATAGCGACATTGTTATTCGTTGTTTTAGTCTTAACTGTAGGTCTGATGGGTTGCGGAAAACAGACCAATACATCGACAGCGAAGGTACTTAAAGTCGGTGCTGAAACAACATTTCCACCTTTTGAGTTCCAGGATGAAACCAGTAAAGATTATGTGGGCTTTGATATCGACTTAGCTAAAGCCATTGGTAAGCAGATCGGCTATGAAGTGCAAATTCAAAACATTGGCTTTGATGGCTTAATTCCGGCGCTTGACGCTGGCAACATTGATATGATTGCATCCGCTATGACCATTACTGACGAGCGTGCTAAAAAAGTTAATTTTTCCAAACCGTACTATAAGTCTGGTTTATCCATTGTGGTGAATAGCAGCAATAACAGCATCAATAGTTTTAAAGATCTAGAAGGCAAACGCATTGCGGTTCAAATCGGCACTACTTCTGCTGAAGAAGCCCGCAAAATCAAGAATGCCCAAGTCCGTGAGTTTAACAGTAACTCTGAAGCCTATATGGAACTTAAAAACAATGGCGTTGATGCTGTTGTGAATGATCTTCCTGTTAATGCTTATTATTTAACGAAAACTGGTGCCAAAGATGCTAAGTTAGTTGGTGAAGTTGCTAACTCAGAAGATTATGGCATTGCAACTGCTAAGAAAAACACTGAATTAAACGAGAAGATCAATAAAGCCTTGGATGAATTAAAGAAAAACGGCGAATATGAAAAAATCTATGTGAAATGGTTTGGTAAAAAACCTGAATAA
- a CDS encoding basic amino acid ABC transporter substrate-binding protein — MSKKVIALIVLGMFLLALGLAGCGGQKQQPAAQAKVLKVGSDTAFAPFEFQDEKTKEYVGFDMDLIKAIGKQMGAEVQIQSMNFDGLIPALEAGNIDMVISAMTITDERAQKVNFSKPYYKSGLTMVVKNSNDSIKSFKDLEGKNIAVQIGTTGADEAKKIKNAKIREFNTAPEAIMELKAGGVDAVINDMPVNEYYLAQGGNKDAKTVGDRLTSEDYGIATAKKNTELSEKISKALEDLKKNGEYEKIYVKWFGKKPE, encoded by the coding sequence GTGTCGAAAAAGGTGATAGCCCTTATTGTGTTGGGCATGTTTCTATTGGCACTTGGTTTGGCAGGCTGTGGCGGTCAAAAACAGCAGCCAGCTGCTCAAGCTAAGGTGCTAAAAGTTGGTTCGGATACTGCTTTTGCTCCATTTGAGTTCCAAGATGAGAAAACAAAAGAGTATGTTGGGTTTGATATGGACTTAATCAAAGCCATTGGTAAGCAAATGGGCGCAGAAGTTCAAATTCAAAGCATGAACTTTGATGGACTTATTCCTGCGTTGGAAGCCGGCAACATTGATATGGTTATTTCCGCAATGACCATCACGGATGAACGGGCGCAAAAAGTTAATTTCTCCAAGCCTTACTACAAATCCGGGTTAACTATGGTTGTTAAAAACAGCAATGATAGCATAAAATCTTTCAAAGATCTTGAAGGCAAGAATATCGCTGTGCAAATTGGTACTACTGGTGCTGATGAAGCTAAAAAAATCAAGAATGCTAAAATTCGTGAGTTCAATACAGCTCCAGAAGCGATTATGGAACTTAAAGCTGGCGGCGTAGACGCAGTGATTAACGATATGCCAGTTAATGAATATTATCTTGCTCAAGGCGGCAACAAAGATGCTAAAACTGTTGGTGACCGTCTGACTTCTGAAGATTATGGCATCGCAACAGCGAAGAAAAACACTGAGCTAAGCGAAAAAATTTCCAAAGCTTTGGAAGACTTGAAGAAAAACGGCGAATATGAAAAAATCTATGTAAAATGGTTTGGCAAAAAGCCTGAATAA
- a CDS encoding zinc-binding protein produces MAFQDRTLKCKDCGSDFVFTAGEQEFYVEKGFENEPARCRSCRDAKKRSREGGDSRPQREMHQVVCAQCGVTTQVPFKPRNDRPIYCRDCFSSNK; encoded by the coding sequence ATGGCTTTCCAGGACAGAACTCTTAAGTGCAAAGACTGTGGATCAGATTTCGTTTTCACAGCAGGTGAGCAAGAGTTTTACGTAGAAAAAGGCTTTGAAAACGAACCAGCACGTTGCCGCAGTTGCCGCGATGCAAAAAAACGCAGCCGTGAAGGTGGCGACTCTCGTCCACAACGTGAAATGCACCAAGTTGTTTGTGCGCAATGTGGTGTTACGACTCAAGTACCTTTCAAGCCTCGCAATGACCGTCCTATTTATTGCCGTGATTGTTTTAGTTCGAATAAATAA
- a CDS encoding glycosyl transferase: protein MLTSIVMLTYNKLAHTQTCIDSIREYTPADSYELIVVDNHSTDGTIEWLQQQADIRAIFNSTNLGFPKGCNQGIEIANGDSVLLLNNDTIVTENWLSNLTTCLFSSSDIGAVGAVTNNCSYSQSVPVNYQCTEDMHKFAAQFNRSDPAKWEERLKLVGFCMLIKKSVIDEIGLLDEGFTPGNYEDDDYSLRIRLAGYKLMLCTDTFIHHFGSISFKEDNNFYSQLLRDNAKKFETKWGFNPIYCTFMRNEIVTMLDAIPGRTMRVLDIGCACGGTLLKIKHAFKDVELYGIELNEKSAVSASLFAQVSIGDVEQFELDYPELFFDYIIMADVLEHMSDPWKVLKKIRKHLRADGKLIASIPNVMHFSVIRDMINGCWSYQDEGILDRTHLRFFTSHEISKILEETGFQDIILNFTTIPANESDAKFINKLAEITNPNFISQYLSYQYLVKASKSSLPDD from the coding sequence ATGCTAACTAGCATTGTTATGTTGACTTACAATAAGCTTGCCCATACACAGACTTGTATCGATAGCATTCGAGAGTATACGCCAGCAGACAGTTATGAGCTCATCGTGGTTGACAATCATTCTACCGATGGAACGATTGAATGGTTGCAGCAGCAGGCTGACATTCGAGCTATTTTCAACTCAACCAATCTAGGATTTCCAAAAGGCTGTAATCAGGGGATTGAGATTGCAAACGGCGATAGTGTTCTATTATTAAATAATGATACCATTGTGACCGAAAACTGGCTGAGCAATTTAACCACTTGTTTGTTTAGCAGTTCGGATATCGGGGCTGTAGGTGCTGTAACGAACAATTGCTCTTATTCACAATCGGTGCCGGTGAATTATCAATGTACCGAAGACATGCATAAATTCGCAGCTCAATTCAATCGTTCTGATCCCGCGAAATGGGAAGAGCGTTTGAAGCTAGTTGGCTTCTGTATGCTCATCAAAAAATCAGTGATTGATGAAATTGGCTTATTAGATGAAGGTTTTACTCCAGGCAATTATGAAGATGATGATTATTCGCTCAGAATCCGGTTAGCTGGCTATAAATTGATGTTATGCACGGATACGTTTATTCATCATTTCGGCAGTATTTCTTTTAAAGAAGATAACAATTTCTATTCGCAGCTGCTGCGCGATAATGCCAAAAAATTCGAAACCAAGTGGGGCTTTAATCCGATCTACTGCACGTTTATGCGTAACGAAATTGTTACAATGCTGGACGCTATACCGGGTAGAACTATGCGAGTGCTGGATATTGGCTGCGCCTGCGGTGGCACCTTGCTTAAAATCAAACATGCATTTAAAGATGTAGAACTATATGGAATCGAACTTAATGAGAAGTCAGCAGTTAGTGCCAGCCTTTTTGCACAAGTAAGCATCGGCGATGTAGAACAGTTTGAGCTAGATTATCCGGAACTGTTTTTTGATTATATTATTATGGCCGATGTATTAGAGCATATGTCTGATCCCTGGAAAGTATTGAAAAAAATCCGTAAGCACTTACGTGCTGATGGCAAATTGATTGCCAGTATTCCCAACGTCATGCATTTTAGTGTGATTCGAGATATGATAAATGGGTGCTGGAGTTACCAAGATGAAGGCATCCTGGATCGTACTCATTTGCGCTTCTTTACATCACATGAGATTAGCAAAATTTTAGAGGAAACTGGTTTTCAGGATATTATTTTAAATTTCACGACAATCCCTGCCAATGAAAGTGATGCGAAGTTTATTAACAAATTAGCCGAAATCACCAACCCAAACTTCATCAGTCAATACTTGTCTTACCAATATCTCGTCAAGGCATCAAAAAGTTCTCTCCCTGATGACTAA
- a CDS encoding (Fe-S)-binding protein yields MLTRKISKIDEEKCISCGLCTQTCHEGALQLVNGKAKLVSTTQCDGLGRCLPVCPQGAITLEEQPVVDVPASVPQPAFGCPGNRAAKIERHKPQPEQHVPAQSELQQWPCQIKLVPPTAPYFNKADLLIAADCTAYAYANIHHDFMRNKITIIGCPKLDEGNYADKLGEIFRSNEINSITVLRMEKPCCGGLVNAAHQALVNSGKAIPFKFVIIGIDGSIIDS; encoded by the coding sequence ATGCTAACCCGTAAAATAAGTAAGATTGATGAAGAAAAGTGCATCAGCTGCGGACTGTGCACACAAACCTGCCACGAAGGGGCATTGCAGTTAGTCAATGGTAAAGCCAAACTTGTTTCAACGACTCAATGTGATGGGCTAGGTCGGTGTTTGCCTGTTTGTCCTCAGGGGGCGATCACACTGGAAGAGCAGCCTGTAGTGGATGTTCCGGCAAGTGTGCCTCAGCCAGCCTTTGGCTGCCCGGGAAATCGTGCTGCCAAAATTGAGCGCCATAAACCCCAGCCTGAGCAGCATGTGCCGGCTCAATCCGAGTTGCAGCAATGGCCCTGTCAAATTAAGCTCGTGCCGCCAACAGCGCCTTATTTCAACAAGGCTGATCTTCTGATTGCAGCTGACTGCACGGCTTATGCTTATGCCAATATCCACCATGATTTTATGCGCAACAAGATTACCATCATTGGTTGTCCAAAGCTGGATGAAGGTAATTATGCTGACAAACTTGGCGAGATATTCCGTTCCAATGAGATTAATAGCATTACGGTGCTGCGGATGGAGAAACCTTGCTGCGGCGGTTTGGTCAATGCAGCCCATCAAGCCTTAGTCAATAGTGGCAAAGCCATTCCATTTAAGTTCGTCATCATTGGTATTGATGGCAGTATTATTGATTCGTAA
- a CDS encoding Crp/Fnr family transcriptional regulator, which yields MDKNLLKQLMTSALFHNISADSLAIMLDCLQPKIHQVNKNSYITVQGTVYTGLGILLTGQAAVIKESASGTRTVMTALGPGDLFGEMIAFSPKHHWPASVLAQTTCSVMFLAPEKIISECSNVCTSQTQLVKNLLGILSTKALMLNQKTEYLSIKSMRKKISVYLLEQHKQNQTTTFTLPLKRNELADFLSVSRTALSRELGRMRDDGIIEFYRSSVKIFDLARLRKEAE from the coding sequence TTGGACAAGAATTTATTAAAACAATTGATGACTTCAGCACTTTTTCATAATATTTCCGCTGATTCATTAGCGATTATGCTAGACTGTCTGCAGCCTAAAATTCATCAGGTAAACAAAAACAGTTATATTACCGTCCAGGGAACAGTCTACACTGGCCTTGGAATCCTGCTAACCGGCCAAGCTGCAGTCATTAAAGAAAGTGCGTCCGGCACCCGCACCGTGATGACAGCACTTGGGCCGGGAGATCTTTTCGGAGAAATGATTGCATTCTCACCCAAACACCATTGGCCAGCTTCAGTACTTGCCCAAACAACCTGTTCGGTAATGTTTTTGGCACCAGAAAAAATTATCAGTGAATGCTCCAACGTGTGCACCAGTCAAACACAGCTTGTAAAAAATCTGCTGGGTATTTTATCAACGAAAGCCCTCATGCTCAACCAAAAAACTGAGTATCTTTCCATTAAAAGCATGCGCAAAAAAATTTCCGTCTATCTGCTGGAACAACACAAACAAAATCAGACAACTACATTTACGCTGCCTTTAAAGCGAAATGAGCTGGCTGATTTTCTCAGTGTCTCCCGCACCGCCTTATCCCGAGAACTAGGCCGGATGCGCGATGACGGAATTATTGAGTTTTATCGAAGTTCGGTTAAGATTTTTGATTTGGCAAGGCTTAGGAAGGAAGCAGAATGA
- the fliU_1 gene encoding flagellar biosynthetic protein FliU produces the protein MAQEKKLILQPRYMKDFACIGSACTENCCDAGWGIMVEKNLYEKYRNFRERGWRNKFSESVKRNRTAVTPEAYAKIKLTAQGTCPFLNKERLCEVQLKFGESHLPTICVSYPRIGNLVDGNLEKSLTMSCPEAIRQALLDPDVMEFDEVGEGQTGRVHIQGSFQTESNKPIRCSQQFFWKLRIFTISLLQNRTYALWQRLIILGLFYQKLDQLFNSHEYEQVLPLLEQYEQSIQAGIWQEELDAIPTELTLQMEILKELSDELILTDKMNPVIKAHFMRCFIKFLHGVGYHEGEERADITARYQEAYQHYFQPFMQQYEHVLEHYLVNFVFQNLFPFSGYGSVFKNYIMLVLHYSILKMLMIGTAGYEKEAFNQENIIQIIQTFTQNIGHSPKFLTHLFKIIEQNEMDNMAYMAILIKN, from the coding sequence GTGGCGCAAGAGAAAAAATTAATTTTGCAACCGCGATATATGAAGGATTTCGCCTGCATCGGGTCAGCTTGTACGGAAAATTGCTGTGATGCCGGTTGGGGTATTATGGTTGAGAAAAATTTGTATGAGAAATACCGTAATTTTCGGGAACGCGGCTGGCGGAATAAGTTTTCTGAATCCGTCAAGCGAAACCGCACTGCTGTTACACCTGAGGCGTATGCGAAGATCAAACTGACAGCACAAGGAACTTGCCCTTTTCTTAACAAAGAGCGCCTTTGTGAAGTTCAATTAAAATTTGGTGAGAGTCATCTTCCCACTATCTGTGTTTCTTATCCCAGAATAGGAAATTTAGTTGATGGCAACCTGGAAAAATCTTTAACCATGTCTTGCCCGGAAGCTATTCGACAAGCTTTATTAGATCCAGACGTTATGGAATTTGACGAAGTTGGGGAAGGTCAAACTGGCCGTGTTCATATTCAAGGTTCTTTTCAAACTGAAAGTAATAAACCTATTCGTTGCTCCCAACAATTTTTCTGGAAGCTGCGTATTTTCACCATTTCTTTGTTGCAAAATCGCACGTATGCGCTCTGGCAGCGGTTAATTATTCTGGGACTATTTTATCAGAAACTTGATCAGCTATTTAATAGTCATGAGTATGAGCAGGTATTGCCTCTTTTGGAGCAATATGAACAATCCATTCAGGCTGGGATTTGGCAGGAGGAACTGGATGCCATTCCAACAGAGCTTACTTTGCAGATGGAAATTCTTAAAGAACTATCGGATGAGCTGATTTTAACCGACAAAATGAATCCGGTCATTAAAGCTCATTTTATGCGTTGCTTCATAAAATTTCTGCATGGTGTTGGCTATCATGAAGGGGAGGAAAGGGCTGATATTACCGCCCGCTATCAGGAGGCTTATCAGCATTATTTTCAGCCGTTCATGCAGCAATATGAGCATGTGTTGGAACACTATTTGGTCAACTTTGTCTTTCAGAACCTGTTTCCGTTTAGCGGTTATGGTTCGGTGTTTAAAAATTATATTATGTTAGTCCTTCATTATTCAATTTTAAAAATGTTGATGATTGGTACAGCTGGTTACGAAAAAGAAGCCTTCAATCAAGAAAATATTATTCAAATTATTCAAACATTTACGCAGAACATTGGACATAGCCCGAAGTTTCTTACGCATCTATTTAAGATTATCGAACAGAATGAAATGGACAATATGGCCTATATGGCAATTCTCATAAAGAATTAA
- a CDS encoding flagellin, with protein sequence MIINHNMASINTYRQLSANNANSAKSLEKLSSGLRINRAGDDAAGLAISEKMRGQIRGLDQAARNSQDAISLIQTAEGGLNETHSILQRMRELATQAANDTNVDVDRGEIQKEINQLTSEINRIGNTTEFNKRKLLNGEVSEASVVGSYTTAATKAYTIDSAPKATWTGTDKFGITSDGTASGVKFTGADDASKLAWATLDATKGNTLTIAKTADGLKVTGAFQDAAGAKLNITAEEMVLNAAGDAYVYNNHGISFQVSKADADKAATGSQVVLNLVNGETGSYNATSANIKTKNDWTQNNGSAASMTSFAITNSQEKVEGLAQIKITATADVSTAGSQLKIDFLAADGTTVLRTDTVTTSAAMKNTTVNYENNGVKFALAFDNTANATGTNFSLTVKLDQATTAVTEDKSLAFQVGANEGQSMSLGISDMRSVALGISSKTLGGNFTAANTVTKGTDNVVEEGALDVSDHKKAAKAVTIINDAIEKVSGERAKLGATQNRLEHTINNLSTSSENLTAAESRIRDVDMAKEMMNFQKNNILQQAAQAMLAQANQQPQGVLQLLR encoded by the coding sequence ATGATTATTAATCACAATATGGCGTCAATCAATACTTATCGCCAATTAAGCGCCAACAATGCAAACAGTGCAAAATCACTGGAAAAACTTTCATCCGGCTTACGGATTAACCGTGCTGGCGATGATGCAGCAGGTCTGGCAATCTCCGAAAAAATGCGTGGTCAGATCCGTGGTTTGGATCAAGCTGCCCGCAACTCACAAGATGCTATTTCCTTGATTCAAACTGCTGAAGGTGGTTTGAACGAAACTCACAGCATTCTCCAAAGAATGCGTGAATTGGCTACTCAGGCAGCCAATGATACCAACGTTGACGTTGACCGTGGTGAGATCCAAAAAGAAATCAACCAATTAACTTCTGAGATTAACAGAATTGGTAATACTACTGAGTTCAATAAACGCAAATTGCTAAATGGTGAAGTTTCCGAGGCTTCAGTTGTTGGTTCATATACTACTGCTGCTACGAAAGCATACACGATTGACAGTGCGCCAAAAGCAACTTGGACAGGTACTGACAAATTTGGTATTACTTCTGATGGAACAGCTTCAGGAGTTAAATTCACTGGTGCTGATGATGCATCTAAATTGGCTTGGGCTACGTTAGATGCGACTAAAGGTAACACGCTTACTATCGCAAAAACTGCAGATGGTCTTAAAGTAACTGGCGCATTCCAAGACGCTGCTGGCGCTAAACTGAATATTACAGCTGAAGAGATGGTGTTGAACGCTGCGGGAGACGCTTATGTGTACAATAACCATGGCATTTCGTTCCAAGTTTCTAAAGCAGATGCTGATAAGGCTGCAACTGGTTCGCAGGTTGTATTAAATCTAGTTAATGGTGAAACTGGTTCTTATAATGCAACAAGTGCTAATATCAAAACAAAGAACGACTGGACGCAAAATAACGGCTCTGCAGCTAGTATGACCAGTTTTGCAATAACGAATAGCCAGGAAAAAGTAGAAGGTTTAGCTCAGATTAAGATTACTGCAACTGCTGATGTCAGTACTGCAGGCTCCCAACTTAAAATTGATTTCTTGGCTGCAGACGGCACTACTGTATTAAGAACAGATACAGTAACAACGTCTGCTGCAATGAAAAACACCACTGTGAACTACGAGAATAATGGTGTGAAATTCGCACTGGCTTTTGACAATACTGCAAATGCAACTGGTACGAACTTCAGTTTAACCGTTAAACTGGATCAAGCAACTACTGCTGTGACCGAAGATAAATCTTTGGCATTCCAAGTAGGGGCTAATGAAGGACAATCGATGTCACTGGGAATCTCTGATATGAGATCAGTAGCATTGGGGATTTCCTCCAAAACTCTTGGCGGAAACTTTACTGCTGCTAATACAGTTACTAAGGGAACTGACAATGTCGTGGAAGAAGGCGCATTAGATGTTTCCGATCATAAAAAAGCGGCTAAAGCTGTTACCATCATTAATGATGCTATTGAGAAAGTATCAGGCGAAAGAGCGAAGCTGGGTGCTACTCAAAACCGCTTGGAACATACCATTAACAACCTGAGCACTTCTTCTGAAAACTTGACTGCTGCTGAATCCCGCATTCGCGATGTAGATATGGCGAAAGAAATGATGAACTTCCAAAAGAACAACATTCTTCAACAAGCTGCACAAGCAATGCTGGCTCAAGCCAACCAACAACCTCAAGGTGTTCTTCAATTACTTCGGTAA
- the fliS gene encoding flagellar protein FliS, which yields MNAANTANAYKNQQIMTASPEELTLMLYNGAIRFITESVQALEKSDYEKSHHANIRAQQIVQEFMATLDMNIELSKDWFRLYEYIEHCLIQGNLKKDTAKLEEAKSMLQEFRDTWYQVIKQARAQRAVAK from the coding sequence ATGAATGCTGCCAATACGGCTAATGCCTATAAGAATCAACAAATCATGACTGCATCACCGGAAGAATTAACGCTGATGCTCTATAATGGTGCGATTCGTTTTATTACTGAGAGTGTGCAAGCCTTGGAAAAGAGTGATTATGAGAAGTCTCACCATGCAAATATACGGGCACAGCAAATTGTTCAAGAATTTATGGCAACACTGGATATGAATATTGAGCTTTCAAAAGACTGGTTTCGGCTCTATGAATACATAGAACATTGCTTGATACAGGGAAATCTCAAAAAAGACACTGCTAAATTAGAAGAAGCAAAAAGTATGCTTCAAGAGTTTAGAGATACCTGGTATCAGGTCATAAAGCAAGCACGCGCCCAGCGAGCGGTTGCAAAATAG
- the fliD_1 gene encoding flagellar hook-associated protein 2, which translates to MAIRTYGLSGSGMDVDQMVKDLMKAQRARYDTLAQKKTQLEWKKSDYNTMYTAINDFRSNTAFNYKLQSTLLPKKVMSTNESIISVAANADAVNFTHSVEVTSLAQSASMSSKTAISQTGSPGKTNLGDHLGLTGTINLTLNDGTNTKSLTNYDTTGKSVYDLVSDINGLGLNVKASYDSSLDRFFLYSTKSGEENQINLKAEDSNTELLLSKLQLGNTAELSTKNPPPAPASNPDNFTTGKDAVAIIDGSTVKKNSNTFTISGVTYTLKAEGTATATVISDTDKAVEVVKSFIEAYNTTLSKINGEVNETYYKDFLPLTDAQKAEMKESEVKAWEEKAKSGLLRRDPILRELATSMRNDISNPIAGVTGNYTTASSIGITSGSYSEGGKLYLNETDLRKALDADPDVLSKIFGKQGETSSQSGLATRLYDTLKAASDKVVSEAGITASTDYDTESNLAKQLTDYKKRLDTLNTQLANTEERYYNKFNAMEVALQRLSQQSAWLAQQFSS; encoded by the coding sequence ATGGCAATAAGAACTTATGGATTGAGCGGATCAGGTATGGATGTGGATCAGATGGTCAAGGACCTCATGAAAGCACAGCGTGCCCGGTATGATACCTTGGCCCAGAAAAAAACACAATTGGAATGGAAGAAAAGTGACTATAACACGATGTATACTGCTATTAACGACTTTCGCAGCAATACAGCCTTTAACTATAAACTTCAAAGTACGTTATTGCCTAAGAAGGTCATGTCGACCAATGAATCGATTATTTCAGTAGCGGCTAATGCCGATGCAGTCAACTTCACCCATTCTGTTGAGGTTACCTCGTTAGCGCAGAGTGCCAGTATGAGCAGTAAAACTGCGATTTCACAAACCGGTTCACCAGGCAAAACCAATTTAGGGGATCATCTTGGCTTAACAGGAACTATCAATTTAACTTTAAATGATGGTACAAACACAAAGAGTCTTACCAATTATGATACGACTGGGAAAAGTGTCTATGATTTGGTCAGTGATATTAATGGTTTGGGACTAAATGTTAAAGCAAGTTATGACAGCAGTCTTGATCGCTTTTTTCTGTACAGCACCAAATCGGGTGAGGAGAATCAAATTAATCTGAAGGCAGAGGATTCCAATACCGAACTTCTACTGAGCAAGCTTCAGCTTGGCAATACAGCGGAATTAAGTACAAAGAATCCGCCTCCTGCTCCGGCAAGTAATCCAGATAATTTTACCACTGGCAAAGATGCCGTTGCCATTATTGATGGAAGCACAGTCAAGAAAAATAGCAATACATTTACTATCTCGGGTGTTACCTATACGCTAAAGGCCGAGGGAACTGCAACAGCAACGGTCATCTCCGATACTGATAAAGCTGTTGAGGTGGTCAAGTCTTTTATTGAAGCCTATAACACGACTCTGAGTAAAATTAACGGTGAAGTCAATGAGACTTACTATAAGGACTTTCTTCCGCTCACCGATGCGCAAAAGGCGGAAATGAAGGAGTCTGAAGTGAAAGCCTGGGAAGAGAAGGCGAAAAGTGGTCTTTTAAGACGTGATCCGATTTTACGTGAGCTAGCTACTTCAATGCGAAATGATATCTCTAATCCGATTGCCGGGGTAACTGGCAACTATACAACGGCTTCCAGCATTGGGATTACCAGCGGCAGCTATAGTGAAGGCGGCAAACTTTATTTAAATGAAACAGACCTTAGGAAAGCCCTGGATGCAGATCCGGATGTCTTGAGCAAAATTTTTGGCAAGCAGGGTGAAACAAGCAGTCAAAGCGGTCTTGCTACCCGACTGTACGACACGTTAAAAGCAGCAAGCGACAAGGTTGTGTCAGAAGCTGGCATTACAGCGTCAACCGACTATGACACGGAGAGCAATCTGGCCAAGCAGCTTACTGATTATAAAAAACGCTTGGATACGCTAAATACCCAGCTGGCGAATACCGAGGAGCGGTATTATAACAAGTTTAATGCGATGGAAGTTGCCTTGCAGAGATTAAGCCAGCAAAGTGCATGGCTGGCTCAGCAGTTTTCCAGTTAA
- a CDS encoding flagellin encodes MSINANINLSPGILPANRNNAAVQADPGSVPETGTSYQQVKKPDTLNKKDMTQLTAEMTKFMQLINSDIQFQLHEETKQLIVQVIDTRDGKVLKEFPPHELLDTMAKIKEYVGVLLDKKV; translated from the coding sequence ATGTCAATTAATGCAAATATCAATCTGTCCCCCGGTATTTTGCCTGCCAATCGAAATAATGCTGCTGTTCAAGCTGATCCTGGATCAGTACCTGAAACAGGCACCAGTTATCAACAGGTAAAGAAACCGGATACGCTTAACAAAAAGGATATGACTCAGTTAACGGCTGAGATGACAAAGTTTATGCAACTCATTAACAGTGATATCCAGTTTCAGTTGCATGAAGAGACTAAGCAGCTGATTGTTCAGGTTATTGATACCAGAGATGGAAAGGTACTGAAAGAGTTTCCACCGCATGAGTTATTGGACACGATGGCGAAAATCAAAGAATATGTAGGTGTTCTATTAGATAAAAAAGTCTAG
- the csrA_1 gene encoding carbon storage regulator homolog → MLALTRKIGERIVIGDQIVLTVVDIKGDTVRVAIEAPKVIKIYRGEIYDSIVAENKQASEANHLDNLDILKGFHIKK, encoded by the coding sequence ATGCTGGCTTTGACACGCAAAATTGGGGAAAGAATTGTGATCGGTGATCAGATCGTTCTTACCGTTGTTGACATTAAAGGTGATACTGTCCGGGTGGCGATTGAAGCGCCTAAAGTTATTAAGATTTACCGTGGTGAAATTTATGATTCGATTGTTGCTGAGAATAAGCAGGCCTCAGAGGCCAATCATCTCGATAATTTAGATATATTAAAAGGATTTCATATTAAAAAGTAA
- the fliW gene encoding flagellar assembly factor FliW encodes MIIQSTRLGSLEVKPEDIIQFPNGLPGFIDEKEFILIPCETKAFAFLQSLTEANLTFLVVDPFSFFSDYEFTLDDQVLAVLDLSEQSPPQILNIVTVPEKAEDMTANLLAPIIYNPVKRLAQQIILEKVPYTIRQRLFPQGLPSQGGK; translated from the coding sequence ATGATTATACAATCAACTCGGTTAGGCTCATTAGAAGTAAAACCGGAGGATATTATTCAATTTCCGAATGGATTGCCGGGATTTATTGATGAGAAAGAATTTATTTTGATACCATGTGAGACAAAAGCCTTTGCGTTTTTACAATCGCTAACTGAAGCCAACCTTACTTTTCTCGTTGTTGATCCATTCAGCTTTTTTAGTGATTATGAATTTACTTTGGATGATCAAGTTCTGGCTGTTTTAGATCTGTCCGAACAATCACCGCCGCAAATTTTAAATATTGTTACTGTGCCGGAGAAAGCTGAAGATATGACGGCTAATTTATTGGCTCCGATCATTTATAATCCGGTCAAGCGGTTAGCTCAGCAAATTATCTTGGAGAAAGTTCCTTACACAATTCGTCAACGATTGTTTCCTCAAGGACTTCCTTCCCAAGGAGGTAAATAA